The DNA segment CAGGGTTCCCCAGTTGTCGATGACGAGGAAGACGTCGCCGTAAGGATCGTCGATCTCGCCGCCGTCCCTAAGCTGCCGGTAGGCCGACATCGACTCCAGGCCCCGCTCGGTGAAGCGCTGCTCGCGCGCCTCCAGAAGCTGGGTGAGCTCCTCCACGGTACGTGTCACCCGGTCCCGCTCCATACGGGTGGCGACCGAGCCGACGTGTGGCAGGCCCGCGGTGGACTGGAGACCGCCACCACCGAAGTCGAGGCAGTAGAACTGCACCTCGCGCGGCGTGTGGGTGAGGGCGAGGGAGAGCATCAGGGTGCGCAGCGTCGTGGACTTGCCGCTCTGCGGTGCACCGGCGATGGCCAGGTGGCCGTCGGCGCCGGAGAGGTCGGCGACCAGCAGTTCGCGGAGCTGCTCGTAGGGCCGGTCGACCATGCCGAGCGGCACGCGTAGCTGGCCGAGTGCCGGGTAGTCGGCTGCGCTCATGCCGCGCTCGGGGTCGGGGACGATACCTGGCAGCATCTGGTCGAGGCTGGGCGAGAAGTCCAGCGGCGGCAGCCACACCTGGCGTGCGGGTGGGCCGGCGCCCTCCAGCCGGCCGACCAGGACCTCCAGCAGACTCTGCTCGTCCTCGGCGGCGGGTTCTGTCGACTGGGCGTTCGCCTCCCCCGCTTCCTCCTCTTCGCGCGGCACCGGGGTGCGCTGCTCCATGCCGAAGGCGACGATCTCCTGCGAACCGCCGGTCAGCTCGGCCGGACGGGACGCGCTCTGCGGTACGGGGGCCGGGCCTGAGACGTAGGCGGCCTTGAAGCGGGCCAGGTTGGTGGTGTCCACCTTCAGGTAGCCGTTGCCCGGCGCTGACGGCAGCTCGTAGGCGGAGCCGACGCCGATGACGCTGCGGGACTCCATCGAGGAGAAGGTGCGCAGCGCGAGCCGGTAGGACAGGTGGCCCTCGACGCGGTGGATGCGGCCCTCGTCCAGGCGCTGGGAGGCCAGCAGCAGATGCACGCCGAGCGACCGGCCGAGGCGTCCGATGGAGACGAAGAGGTCGACGAACTCCGGCTTGTTCGCGAGTAGTTCGGAGAACTCGTCGACGACGATCACCAGCGAGGGCAGGGGCGTCAGCGGCGCTCCGCCGAGCCGGGCCTTCTCGTAGTCGTACAGCGAGGAGTGGCCGCTCTCGCGGAGCAGCTCCTGCCGTCGCGTCATCTCGCCCTGGAGTGAGTCCCGCATGCGGTCCACGAGGTGGAGTTCGTCGGCCAGGTTGGTGATGACCGCGGAGGTGTGCGGCAACCGGTCCATATTGAGGAAGGTCGCACCACCCTTGAAGTCCACCAGTACGAAGTTGAGGACGTCCGATGAGTGCGTCGCTGCGAGCCCGATGACCAGGGTGCGCACCAGCTCACTCTTACCGGAACCGGTCGCGCCGATCAGGAGGCCGTGCGGGCCCATCCCGGACTGGGCGGACTCCTTGATGTCCAGTTCCAGGACCTCGTTGTCCTCGGTGATGCCGATCGGCACCCGCAGCCGCGAGCTCTGCGCGGTCCGAGTGCGCCACAGGGAGGCCACGTCGAAGGCGCGTGGGTCGCGGATACCGAGCAGCGTGGCGAGGTCGAAGTCGGTCTCCAGCGGCTGCTCGACGATCTCGATGCCGCCGCTGGAGGTGCGCATCGGCGCCAGGACGCGGGCGAGTTCCTCGGCGGCCGTCGGGGACAGCGAGTCGACGCTCGCTGTGACCACGGTGTCCCCCGCCGGGTATTGCACCTCGCCGTCGCGCACGGTCAGCCGCAGCACGTTGTCACCGCCGGTCATCGCGCCTGTGACGTCCAGCAGTACGACGTTGCGCATGCCGGCCAGCAGCCGTGAGGTCTCGGGGATGTACACCCGGTAGGCGAGTACGACGATGAAGGGCTCGGCAGGGCGTGGGGGCGAGCCGGGCTCGTGCTCGCCGCGCTCGCTCACCTCGGGTCCGAGGAGGTCCATCAGTACGTCGTGGTCGTCAGCAACCAGCCGTAGCGGACCGGTCTCGTCCTCAAGGAACGGGTGAGCGTTGTGGGGCAGCCACTTCAGCCAGTCCCACTCGGTGCGGCCCTCCGTGTCGGTAAGCAGCGCGACGCGCATCTCGTCCGGCGCGTGGGCCACGACGAGCTGGCCCACCAGGGCGCGCAGCAGGCCCAGCGCCGCCTCGCCGTCGCCGGCCAGTTCCACGCTGGTGAACCGGCGCAGCGGCACTGTCACCGGCAGGTTGGTGACGTTCTGGTACGCCTTGGTGAAGCGGCGCAGCGAGATCGCCGAGAGCGGTTCGAGGTCCTCCACCGGCTTGGTCTCCGGCGGCAGCAGGACCAGGCCCGCTCTGCGCGAGCCCAGCCCGACGCGCACCTCGGAGTAGTCCTCGTGCCCGCCCCTGCGTTCCCACAGGCGCTGGCCGGAAGCCATCACCCACAGGTCCTGCGGGTGTGGGTTGTTCCAGTAGGCGGCGGCGCGCTGCTCGGCCGCCGCGTGCCGCACCTGGCGGCGTAGCTGGGCCAGGTAGCGCAGGTAGTCGCGGCGCTCGGAGCGCATCTTTCGCTTGCGCTCGGCGCCTCGGCGGCCGAGCTGGGTGATCGCCATGCTCAGCATGGCCGTGCCCATCATCCCGGACATCATGAACGTGGTGGGCGAGCTGGAACCCATCGTGAACATCATCGCCATGGCGCCCACGCCCAGCAGCATCGGCAGGTAGACCAGCGCCGAGGTGAAGTCCGCGGTCACTGGTTCGCCGAGAGCGGGAGGCTCGGCAAGCTCGATCTGTCCTTCCGGTGCCTCAGGGCCGGAGACACGAGGTGAGCGTTTGACGACCACGGTGCTCATCGGTCAGTCCTTCAAGATGGTGGTGGGCCCGGGCAGTGCCGCGGCATGGCAACATGGCTGCCGTTTCCACACTAGAGAGCGGTGGCGCGGTGACGTGATCCGGAGAGTGGACGTTGTCCTTCCGGACAGCGGAACTCTGCCTGCCAGTGCATCGGTGACCTGGGGTCGCGGCGCGACGAGTGCGTCGAACGGCGAGGTGGCGAGGTACGTCGTCCGGCGGTGCGGGGCCTGCCCCGGCGGCCCGGCGGGGGCGCGGCGTCAGATGAGGCCGGAGCGGATGGCGTAGGAGACGGCGTGCGCGCGGTTGCGGAGCTGAAGCCGCTTCATCAAGCCGTACAGCACGTACTTGATGGTGCGCTCGGAGTAGCACAGCTTCGTGGCGATCTGCGACAGCTCCTCCCCCTCGGCGACGAGCCGCAGCACATCCATCTCACGGGAGCTGATCCCGGCGGCCGCCAGCCCCCGGGGCACCAGGACCTCACGCTGGATGCTCTGGACCTGCTCCATCAGTGCCCCCTGGAGGGAGGCGGGGAAACTACCGCCGCCCCGCGCGACGGTGAGCAGGGTCTGGGTGAATTCGTCCGGGTTGAAGGAGTCCCGCCACAGCACCGCGCGCACCCCGTGGTCGACGGCAGAGGAGATGTCGGCGCGCCACTGCCGCCCGGCCAGGACGAGGACGAACAGGATGTCGGCGTCGCCGCTGAGCTCGCGCAGGACCTCCAGCGCGGAGGCGTCGGCGACTTCAGCGGCCACCACCACGACGTCGCCGTCGCGTATGTCGCCGACGGGCACCTCTCTCAGTTCACGGTCGTGCTGGAGGTAGCTGACCAGACCGGCACGGACGATGCCTTCCGGCGCGTGTATCGCGACACGCGTGGTGTCGACGAGTGTCTGTAGTGGCATGCGCGCACTCTCCTGGGGCATGTGCGGGGTGCGGAGGACCGAACGGGCCGATCGTGCCACGAGCGGAAGGCGCCCTACCGCCTTCAGCGACCCCGCCGCCCAAGGCATGGGGAAACATGGCGGCTGGAATATCCGTACGGATTGGGCTGCTTTGTGGTGGGCCGACCCGTGAGCATCGCCCGACTCAGCACTCCAGGTGCCCGGTGCGCACCCCGGCCACGAGCTCCGCACGAGACCGCACTCCGGCACGGGCGAAGAGCCGGGTCAGCCGGTTGGCCACCGCGTCCCCGCTGAGGCCGAGGACGCTGGATATCTGACGGTTGGACAACCCTTCGGCCACGAGCACGGCCAGCAGCCGTTCGTTCTCCGCCGCGGCCTCCTTGCGCCCCGGGACGGAGTTGCCGCTCTCCCGGATGGCGACGCGGGTGCGGAACCGCCACAGCGGCGCGCCGACGTCACCGAACAACCGGTACGCCTCGTGGAGCAGGGCCGCGGGATCGTGGCTGGACGGTGCGGCGGCCAGTAGCGTCACTGCGGTCTCGAACGGCTGGCTCCGGGACCGGGCGAGGTCCACCGCCTCCCGCAGGAGGTCCCGGGCCGTGGTCGCTTCCTGCTCGGGGAGCCGGGCCGCGGCCCGAAGGTGGAGCAGGCGCGCCCGGCTCCCGCCGGTCCGCTTCGCCACCCCCTCCAGCCGACGCAGGCATTCCCGCGCCCAGGCCACCTGGCCGGTGTCCAGGCACACCTCCGCCAGGGCGGCCCACAGCTCGTCCGTGCCGTAGACGTATGCGCCCGCCGCCGCGGCCTTCAGCCCGCGCCGCAGCGTCTGCTCCGCTCCGCAGAGGTCGCCGAGTGTCCTTGCCAGTTCCGCCTCGGCCCGGTCGAGCAGCGATTCGGCCGGCCCGGTGACCTGCCCGCGCGCGTCGTCCAGGAGTTGTTGAGCGCCGCGGGTGTGGCCACGGGCGAGCAGCACGGTCGCCATCCGTTCGGGCAGCAGGTGGTGCCCGGGAGCGGCGGCCTGACTACTCACCAGCAGTCGCCGGGCCACCGCCAGCGCGTCGTCCCAGCGACCCTCCATCTGGCGTCGGAGGAACAGGCTGTACGGGGGGAGTGCCCGCTCGGTCATCCCCCAGCGCTCCAGCACCGCCCCGGCCTCCAGCAGTTCTCCGGCGCCGAGGAGCTGGTCCACCTGGAGCAGTGTCGCCGCCTGCCGCCCCCAGCGGGACAGCCCGTCCACCTCCGGGCGGGCCAGCGACCGGGTGAACCGCTCCGGCTCACCCCTGACGAGTTCGGCCACGGCACGCAGCAGTGCCGGGAGCACCCCGACATCCCCGCCGTCGTCCCACTCCCGCTCGGTCTCAGCGAGCAGGGTCAGGGCCCGCGCCCACCGGCCCTGCCCGCACAGCGCCAGGGCCCGACCGGTGACCTCCACCACAACCGGCAGGCCCCGCGTCTGCCACCAGTGACCTGAGGCCAGCCGGTCCAGCCACATCCGGTCGCCGGCTGCGGCCACGGAGCCCGCCATCAGGGCCGCGGTCTCCTGGAGCGCCACCACACCGAAGCCGGCCGGGTCGCGCAGTATCGACGCGGCGGCGGGGCGGACGGCCTCGTACTCGCCCGCCGTGTAGGCCATCCCCACGTACTGCCGGGTCAGGTCGTCCCGCACCGCCGGCTCCTCGGCGAAGCGCACTGCGGCCCGCAGCCACCGCAGCATCCCGCGCCGGTCCGCGTCCGGGTGCAGCC comes from the Streptomyces sp. NBC_01471 genome and includes:
- a CDS encoding response regulator transcription factor, giving the protein MPLQTLVDTTRVAIHAPEGIVRAGLVSYLQHDRELREVPVGDIRDGDVVVVAAEVADASALEVLRELSGDADILFVLVLAGRQWRADISSAVDHGVRAVLWRDSFNPDEFTQTLLTVARGGGSFPASLQGALMEQVQSIQREVLVPRGLAAAGISSREMDVLRLVAEGEELSQIATKLCYSERTIKYVLYGLMKRLQLRNRAHAVSYAIRSGLI
- a CDS encoding AAA family ATPase; its protein translation is MGNRSGPATDGFAATPSRPAPASGTDRAPVYPPVRERALEEARQRLFASEGPNLLVVEGERGAGRSTFAHALAAAARAEGIGVSFLTCGVEDGRRPLLLALRLVKELERHRQILPVPRRAGGGAADALAAVELGDRSAVVQALVAALARSAPLTLVVDDAQNADAESLDLLTGVDLERVAPDVRLVVSAVRHGGAERHARGGDAVERLAHRRGAHRAVLPRLERAEVAAVVSRRLHALADPELVRAVHELSGGVPAAVDGLLTAWSRAGAIRALDGRVLLAPGTPPPQLPDDDRFVAALRALDEPGRTVAAALSVLWPLGRKALTHTAEATGLSPAVVDDGLRALLGAGIVVELPGPEGAAPRGWAFSLPLLERTVRDRLGPLERDRLSAAAVGAVDKAKDDTRAGSRGAAAGLLAEADPDTYLPDRLTELNSCLDRPRAVAELVAAADRLHPDADRRGMLRWLRAAVRFAEEPAVRDDLTRQYVGMAYTAGEYEAVRPAAASILRDPAGFGVVALQETAALMAGSVAAAGDRMWLDRLASGHWWQTRGLPVVVEVTGRALALCGQGRWARALTLLAETEREWDDGGDVGVLPALLRAVAELVRGEPERFTRSLARPEVDGLSRWGRQAATLLQVDQLLGAGELLEAGAVLERWGMTERALPPYSLFLRRQMEGRWDDALAVARRLLVSSQAAAPGHHLLPERMATVLLARGHTRGAQQLLDDARGQVTGPAESLLDRAEAELARTLGDLCGAEQTLRRGLKAAAAGAYVYGTDELWAALAEVCLDTGQVAWARECLRRLEGVAKRTGGSRARLLHLRAAARLPEQEATTARDLLREAVDLARSRSQPFETAVTLLAAAPSSHDPAALLHEAYRLFGDVGAPLWRFRTRVAIRESGNSVPGRKEAAAENERLLAVLVAEGLSNRQISSVLGLSGDAVANRLTRLFARAGVRSRAELVAGVRTGHLEC
- the eccCa gene encoding type VII secretion protein EccCa — translated: MSTVVVKRSPRVSGPEAPEGQIELAEPPALGEPVTADFTSALVYLPMLLGVGAMAMMFTMGSSSPTTFMMSGMMGTAMLSMAITQLGRRGAERKRKMRSERRDYLRYLAQLRRQVRHAAAEQRAAAYWNNPHPQDLWVMASGQRLWERRGGHEDYSEVRVGLGSRRAGLVLLPPETKPVEDLEPLSAISLRRFTKAYQNVTNLPVTVPLRRFTSVELAGDGEAALGLLRALVGQLVVAHAPDEMRVALLTDTEGRTEWDWLKWLPHNAHPFLEDETGPLRLVADDHDVLMDLLGPEVSERGEHEPGSPPRPAEPFIVVLAYRVYIPETSRLLAGMRNVVLLDVTGAMTGGDNVLRLTVRDGEVQYPAGDTVVTASVDSLSPTAAEELARVLAPMRTSSGGIEIVEQPLETDFDLATLLGIRDPRAFDVASLWRTRTAQSSRLRVPIGITEDNEVLELDIKESAQSGMGPHGLLIGATGSGKSELVRTLVIGLAATHSSDVLNFVLVDFKGGATFLNMDRLPHTSAVITNLADELHLVDRMRDSLQGEMTRRQELLRESGHSSLYDYEKARLGGAPLTPLPSLVIVVDEFSELLANKPEFVDLFVSIGRLGRSLGVHLLLASQRLDEGRIHRVEGHLSYRLALRTFSSMESRSVIGVGSAYELPSAPGNGYLKVDTTNLARFKAAYVSGPAPVPQSASRPAELTGGSQEIVAFGMEQRTPVPREEEEAGEANAQSTEPAAEDEQSLLEVLVGRLEGAGPPARQVWLPPLDFSPSLDQMLPGIVPDPERGMSAADYPALGQLRVPLGMVDRPYEQLRELLVADLSGADGHLAIAGAPQSGKSTTLRTLMLSLALTHTPREVQFYCLDFGGGGLQSTAGLPHVGSVATRMERDRVTRTVEELTQLLEAREQRFTERGLESMSAYRQLRDGGEIDDPYGDVFLVIDNWGTLKQDFEELEPRITDLAARGLSFGLHVVVSAVRWSEIRPRARDLFGTKLELRLGDSVESELGSKLAASVPQQPGRGLTKSKLHFLSALPRLDSSSDTGDLTAATRSAVAEIDTFWTGRQAPGVRMLPAKLPLDKLPAPEGDLRVALGWDEQRLAPVWHDFGVAPHLMVFGDAETGKTNVLRLTIDAIIRRYQPDEARILLADTRRDLLSMVPEEYRVGFAVDGESLTQLAGNAAVSVGKRVPGPDIAPERLPRRDWWTGPRLFMLIDDYDLYGGAPGSGSPLNPLAPMLAHSVNIGLHLVISRSTSGASRAMMDPVLRRIWELGNPALLHSYPKEEGKFIGEARPRTLPAGRAQLVTRRGVRLMQVGYAGP